The Natronoarchaeum mannanilyticum genome includes the window CGCGCTGTTCGACGCGACCGGCTTCACCGGCTTCGGCGTCCAGGGCGCCGCGGTCGCCACCGTCTTCTCGCGCGGCGTCGCGGCGATGATCGGACTCTGGATGCTGTTCACCGGCCGCGTCGGCATCTCGCTGGCGCTGTCGGACCTGAAACCGGAGCTCTCGGTCGTCCGCAAGATCCTCGACGTCGGCGGCCCCTCCGGGCTCGAAAAGAGCGCTGAATCGCTGGCCTACACCGGGATGACGGCGCTGGTCGGCCTCGTGAGCGCCGACGCCGTCGCCGCCTACGGCATCGGCAACCGGATCAACACGCTGGTCTACCTCCCGGCGGTCGGCCTCGCGCAGGGCACCGAGACGGCCGTCGGCCAGAACCTCGGCGCCGGGAAGAACGACCGGGCGCGCACGGCCGTCCTGCTGAGTGCCGGTATCATCGTCAGCGTCCTCTCGGTGTTTAGCCTTCTTGCGTTCCTCTTCGCCGAGCCGCTCGTCCGGGTGTTCATTCGGGGCGAGGACGCCGCGACGGTCGTCGCGATGGGGACGGACTACTTCAAGATCATCGGCCCGACGTACGTGTTCATGGGCCTGTTTCACGTGCTCAACGCCGGGTTCCGGGGCGCCGGCAGCACCCGTACCGCGTTCATCTTCTCGACGCTCTCCCAGTGGGGGCTGCGCATCCCGCCGACGCTCGCGTTCGTCGCGCTGCTTGGGATGGGCGCGACCGGCGTCTGGTGGGGCATCGCCTTTTCCCACGTCGCCGCGGCGGTGCTCGTCGGGACCTGGTTCCTCGTCGGCAACTGGGACCAGCGCGTCGTCGAGGACGACGAAGACGCGCCGGAGACGGCCGCTCCCGAGACCGACGACGCCGCGGCGGCCGACGACTGACGCCGCGGCGCCGGTGCCGCCATGTTGTTTTGATCCATAATTACCGACTGGCTACGGATAGTTGAACGGTCGTCCAGGCGCTAACTATAAGTTATATTAACTATGGTTCACGACAACTGTCGTCACAGTATGGGTTTCCAGGATCGCATCCGAAAATCGCTCACGGGCGGCGGCGACAGCTCCGACCCCCCGGAGTACCGCTGCAACGGCTGCCAGGGACGGTTCAACTCGAACCGGTCGCCGAGACACGCGCGCTGCCCGGAGTGTGACTCGGACGACGTCGAACTCCTGGCGAACCCCGACCGCGCCGAGGGCTCGCACCCGCTGGATCCGCGGTCGAACGACGACGCAGGCGACAGCGTCGACGCCGAGTCGGTCCAGTCGGACGCCGCTGCGGAAGCGTCGACCGGCGAAGAGGCGGCGCCGAGCACTGCACCGGACACGACGGACGCCGCGGCGGAGACGGCGTCCGGCGGTGCAACTGACGAATCCGACGACGCAACAACTGACGGGCCGGGCGACGACGAGGCGGCGGTCGTCAGCGAACTGATGACGACCGGACAGTACCGGTGCCAGGACTGTCGCGAAGCGTTCAATCAGGACGGTCCCGATCTCGTCTGCCCGGACTGCGGCTCGACCGACATCAAAGAGCGATTCTAGCGCGATCGAGTTTCGGCGCCGCGATTACGTCCCGTGCTGCCAGCTGTTCATGTACTCGGCCTGCTCGTCGCTCAGGTCGTCGAACTCGACGCCGTCGGCCGCGAGCTTGATCTCGGCGATCTCGCGGTCGAGGTCGTCGGGCAGGTCGTGGACGCCCGCCTCGTACGCCTCGCCGTTCTCGACCAGTTCGCGGACGCCGGCGGCCTGGACGCCGAAGCTCTGGTCCATCACTTCGACCGGG containing:
- a CDS encoding MATE family efflux transporter translates to MLKPLLSLTLPIVASQLLQVTYNLVDTFFVGRLGADPVAALGFALPFSFLMISLGSGLTVAGTVLVAQHKGAGNEDRVASVAGQTITFVSLTSVALAALGYALAPTLLPVVGTEPGTVVHALAVEYTRTFFVGVVFMFGFFIFQAVLRGWGDTTTPLYLMGVSVALNIVLDPFLILGFDGNPLFAWAGLEGLEAALFDATGFTGFGVQGAAVATVFSRGVAAMIGLWMLFTGRVGISLALSDLKPELSVVRKILDVGGPSGLEKSAESLAYTGMTALVGLVSADAVAAYGIGNRINTLVYLPAVGLAQGTETAVGQNLGAGKNDRARTAVLLSAGIIVSVLSVFSLLAFLFAEPLVRVFIRGEDAATVVAMGTDYFKIIGPTYVFMGLFHVLNAGFRGAGSTRTAFIFSTLSQWGLRIPPTLAFVALLGMGATGVWWGIAFSHVAAAVLVGTWFLVGNWDQRVVEDDEDAPETAAPETDDAAAADD